A genomic window from Vicinamibacteria bacterium includes:
- a CDS encoding MarC family protein encodes MTVFSAAVTMFLVMDPFGNIPFFVSALENVDRNRHTKVILRELLIALGFLVGFLFAGQHVLDLLHITEPALRAAGGTVLFLIAIRMVFPRPGGSTAEELSGEPFIVPLAVPYVAGPSALASVLLIMNLEP; translated from the coding sequence ATGACCGTCTTTTCGGCCGCAGTCACGATGTTTCTCGTGATGGATCCTTTCGGGAACATTCCATTCTTCGTATCCGCCCTCGAGAACGTCGACCGCAACCGTCACACCAAGGTGATCCTCCGCGAGCTCCTCATCGCCCTCGGTTTTCTCGTCGGATTCCTCTTCGCCGGCCAGCACGTTCTCGACCTGCTCCATATTACGGAACCGGCTCTCAGAGCGGCGGGAGGGACGGTCCTGTTTCTGATCGCTATTCGCATGGTGTTTCCCCGGCCGGGAGGTTCGACGGCTGAGGAATTGAGCGGCGAGCCCTTCATCGTCCCGCTCGCGGTGCCCTATGTGGCAGGGCCGTCAGCGCTCGCCTCGGTGCTTCTCATCATGAATCTGGAGCCGGA